The genomic segment GTCTAGAACTTGGAGCAGATGATTATGTCACAAAACCTTTTAGTAACCGTGAACTCATTGCACGTGTAAAAGCTAATTTGCGCCGTCATAGCCAAGTAAGCTCTAGTGCAGCGGAGGAAGAAGAAAACAGCGAACTAGAAATCGGCTCGTTAATCATTCACCCAGATGCATATGTTGCTTCTAAACGTGGTGAAACAATTGAACTTACGCATCGTGAATTTGAATTGCTTCATTATTTAGCGAAACATATGGGTCAAGTAATGACGAGAGAACATTTACTCCAAACTGTTTGGGGTTATGACTACTTTGGTGATGTCCGTACTGTAGATGTTACCGTTCGTCGTTTACGTGAAAAAATTGAAGACAACCCAAGTCATCCTGCGTGGTTAGTAACTAGACGCGGTGTGGGCTATTATTTACGTAACCCGGAACAAGAATAAAAATTAATAGCTAAGTGCGGTCACCAGAGTGTAAAAACTTCGGGGACCGCTTTTTTGGGTACATTCGCTTACTTAGTCTTTTTTTATAAATAAATCGACCCAATTAACACTAAAAAACATATGTCAGACCCTGAACATATGGTATACTAATTTAAATATATTACCCCGAATAGGAGTAGAAAGACTTATGCATAAAATGAGATTTTTTCAGTCTGTACAATTTAAATTAGTTATTATGTATTTACTACTGATTATTGTAGCAATGCAAGTAATTGGCGCGTATTTTGTTCGCGAACTGGAAGGACAGCTGGAGAAAAACTTTCAAGATTCAATTACAAATAGTATAACGTTACTTGATTATAATGCACGAGAAGAAATTCTGAAAAACACGGATAATACAGTGAAATTACAAAACGATATTCGAGAATTGTTAGTCGATTATTCGCGCGCGAGTAGCAATATCATTGAAGTGAGAATTGTAGATGAAAAAGGAAAAATTCTCGGCACGTCTAATTTAAACAATCAAGGTGTCGTTGGACAAAAAAGCAATGATCCACTCGTTAAGCGCACGCTGTCTCTAGGAACAACCTCAGAAGACAAAATATATAAAGATGAATCCAATAAAAATAACCGTGTTTGGGTGAATGTTTCCTCTATCAAAAACAAAGGTGAAGTGATTGGGGCTATTTACCTTGTCGCGGATATTGAGAGTGTTTATAAACAAGTAGATGACATTACGAATATCTTCATTACTGGTACGTTAATCGCAATGATAATTACGGCAGTGCTTGGTATTTTACTTTCAAGAACAATTACCAAACCAATCGTCGAAATGAAACGACAAGCTTATGCAATGGCAAGAGGAAACTACAGTCGCAAAGTAAAAGTGTATGGTGTTGATGAAATTGGTGAGTTAGCTGATTCATTTAACACCTTAACGAAACGCGTACAAGAAGCGCAGGCGATGACAGAAAGGGAGCGGCGTAAACTTTCATCCGTGTTAGCCTATATGACAGATGGCGTTATCGCAACAGACCGCCG from the Listeria seeligeri serovar 1/2b str. SLCC3954 genome contains:
- the yycF gene encoding response regulator YycF, producing the protein MAEKKILVVDDEKPIADIVKFNLNKEGFDVYCAYDGDEALELVEEVQPDLILLDIMLPGRDGIEVCREVRKKYDMPIIMVTAKDSEIDKVIGLELGADDYVTKPFSNRELIARVKANLRRHSQVSSSAAEEEENSELEIGSLIIHPDAYVASKRGETIELTHREFELLHYLAKHMGQVMTREHLLQTVWGYDYFGDVRTVDVTVRRLREKIEDNPSHPAWLVTRRGVGYYLRNPEQE